Proteins encoded within one genomic window of Aspergillus nidulans FGSC A4 chromosome VII:
- a CDS encoding NAD(P)/FAD-dependent oxidoreductase (transcript_id=CADANIAT00009229): MLSQKPTECRRPAWKAIARPTISSVKESPPGNAARSTRFGFPKSGRYSLSYWLQGVQGDPLLNHRTTPDLPTSADIVIIGSGITGTLAAKHCKGAWAEKSIVVLEARKFCSGATGRNAGHCKPDQWRGFSEYEKKFGTEQALKILDNEQQTWLALVEYVRQNNVDCDLWVGDTLDVPTTPDVAAIARRNFEHFQAAGGKVDHIKVTHDPMEAFKISRIKDAQACYSWSASTLCPWKLTAHIMRDNLQKGVNLQTRTKVTRVVKSSKVLGNWIVKSDRGDIECSQAIHATNAYSSALAPSLRGLIYPQPHMCDRIIPPVAFEESEALTNSYGVLLANGDLFSINPRNTTEGSAFIGGSNPGQPAFERWLEAHPERGIDDSLQGFRPVTEAVRAFAQSQIIGWKAEFNNDSWSGIIAREYIPHFICSKKLIDG, from the exons ATGTTGTCGCAGAAGCCTACAGAATGCCGTAGGCCAGCTTGGAAAGCTATTGCAAGGCCAACAATCTCGAGCGTCAAAGAATCCCCTCCAGGAAATGCGGCACGATCTACGCGTTTCGGCTTCCCGAAATCGGGCCGCTATTCACTATCGTACTGGCTCCAAGGCGTACAAGGAGACCCTCTGCTGAATCATCGAACGACGCCCGACCTGCCCACATCGGCTGATATCGTGATAATCGGGTCTGGT ATAACCGGAACACTAGCAGCCAAACACTGCAAAGGAGCATGGGCCGAGAAAAGCATCGTTGTTCTTGAAGCCCGTAAGTTCTGCTCAGGTGCTACTGGTCGGAATGCCGGACACTGTAAGCCAGACCAATGGCGCGGGTTTAGCGAATATGAGAAGAAGTTTGGGACTGAACAGGCTCTTAAG ATTCTCGATAACGAGCAGCAGACGTGGTTAGCACTGGTGGAATATGTACGGCAGAATAATGTCGACTGCGATCTATGGGTTGGTGACACCCTGGATGTCCCAACGACCCCAGACGTCGCAGCTATTGCAAGGAGGAATTTCGAGCATTTCCAGGCCGCTGGTGGCAAAGTTGACCATATCAAAGTCACCCATGATCCCATGGAAGCATTCAAG ATATCACGCATCAAAGATGCCCAGGCGTGCTATTCCTGGTCAGCGTCAACGCTTTGCCCCTGGAAACTCACCGCTCATATCATGCGCGACAATTTACAGAAAGGAGTCAATCTTCAGACTCGCACCAAAGTAACCCGGGTTGTTAAGTCTTCAAAAGTACTAGGAAATTGGATCGTGAAGAGCGACCGCGGCGACATTGAGTGCTCCCAGGCCATTCATGCAACAAACGCGTATAGCTCTGCCCTGGCGCCATCTCTGCGCGGCCTCATATATCCCCAGCCTCACATGTGCGACCGCATTATCCCCCCAGTGGCATTTGAAGAATCCGAGGCGCTCACCAACTCGTACGGTGTCCTTCTCGCAAATGGGGATCTGTTCAGTATCAACCCGCGGAATACGACAGAAGGTTCGGCTTTCATCGGAGGCAGCAACCCCGGTCAGCCTGCGTTCGAACGATGGCTCGAAGCTCACCCGGAAAGGGGGATAGACGATAGCTTGCAGGGGTTCAGGCCCGTGACCGAAGCCGTCCGAGCCTTCGCCCAGTCCCAGATCATCGGGTGGAAGGCCGAGTTCAACAATGACAGCTGGAGTGGCATCATTGCTAGGGAATATATTCCTCACTTTATATGTAGCAAGAAGCTAATCGATGGATAG
- the fbx15 gene encoding protein fbx15 (transcript_id=CADANIAT00009230) gives MTRNLDSIPYDVFYQVASKLDCHDFIHLSRVNRALHELTNSDSIARNTVRSDLLHTREGKEADRAKAGYRKAIGRLYDVKESFATAQPYSASILAYGSSFLYAGGSLCYIYNDEIRALDVRGASRVEQVLNLPNVLRRAVPECNPETGMAHISLLNYSNWVVAFLVATPEIPGGWILAVDLQRRSTYGKSGRLRLKVVSLLWDSFGNGDSRDHLYAISTLVDFEEEEVDWTSYYVWICLDPSLKLSKEGIKTHRTWRRQHREGPINDTWSDLSLREDEATGQLMILECRREWRDGGSENCRTYYVQPLPAPADVDKQQPPADYYLKTPLPDEPLTKTLDPSSKPNYEPPRKRLRRHYHSEYDGGVEPKPRRDFILAKTKFRSYNISASSYIDLVNDPLPRSVGGGGLVPRDRIRVRVVSRKRKCPIDEEGLEEKPGLLFKRELSEPDGRLVENSEERFETRGIHLWPPDDAPQELNHLLCPSKRTGQVHAYADDRSIVYSVNQDDRNSTDQAIVLINFDPTLRLPGLKRLNLGRQSDTPEKAEAVGMERPQASDIGQQDRASMHTPIAGKRASQTLPAVREERAMYLEIARGFWLR, from the exons ATGACCAGGAACCTGGACTCCATCCCCTACGATGTCTTCTATCAAGTGGCCTCCAAGCTTGATTGTCATGACTTCATCCATCTCAGCAGAGTCAATCGCGCACTCCATGAGTTGACAAATAGCGACTCTATTGCTCGGAACACAGTTAGA AGCGATCTACTTCATAcaagagaagggaaagaggCCGACCGGGCCAAAGCTGGTTACCGCAAAGCCATCGGGCGTCTGTACGACGTCAAGGAATCCTTTGCCACTGCTCAACCCTACTCGGCATCGATTCTGGCATACGGGAGCTCGTTCCTCTACGCGGGCGGCTCGCTTTGTTATATCTATAATGACGAGATTCGCGCTCTGGACGTGCGTGGTGCCAGCCGCGTGGAACAAGTCCTGAATCTCCCCAATGTCCTACGCCGTGCAGTCCCTGAGTGCAATCCGGAGACTGGGATGGCCCATATCTCCCTCTTGAACTATAGCAACTGGGTCGTTGCATTCTTGGTGGCGACCCCCGAGATTCCGGGAGGCTGGATCCTCGCGGTCGACCTCCAGCGCCGGTCGACGTATGGAAAGAGCGGTCGTCTCAGGCTGAAA GTCGTATCTCTACTATGGGACTCATTCGGCAATGGGGACTCGCGG GATCATCTATACGCCATTTCCACGTTGGTGGAttttgaagaggaggaagtggaTTGGACCTCATACTACGTCTGGATCTGCCTGGACCCTAGCCTCAAGTTATCCAAGGAAGGTATCAAGACTCATCGAACTTGGCGTCGGCAGCATCGTGAAGGTCCAATCAATGATACCTGGTCGGATCTCTCGCTCAGGGAAGACGAAGCAACGGGGCAACTTATGATCCTTGAATGCCGCCGGGAATGGCGAGACGGTGGCAGCGAGAATTGTAGGACATACTACGTCCAGCCTCTACCTGCCCCGGCCGACGTGGACAAACAACAGCCGCCAGCAGATTATTACTTGAAAACGCCTCTACCTGACGAGCCCCTCACCAAAACTCTGGACCCGTCATCCAAGCCTAACTATGAGCCTCCACGGAAACGACTCCGCAGACACTATCACTCAGAGTACGACGGAGGTGTTGAACCGAAACCGAGGCGCGATTTCATACTAGCCAAAACGAAATTCCGTTCATACAATATCTCCGCATCCAGCTATATTGACCTCGTAAATGACCCGCTCCCCAGAagcgttggcggcggcggccttgTACCTCGGGATCGAATAAGGGTACGCGTGGTATCTCGGAAGCGAAAGTGTCCCATCGACgaggaaggtcttgaggAGAAACCGGGGCTCCTGTTCAAGCGTGAACTCAGCGAACCAGACGGACGCTTAGTAGAGAACAGCGAAGAGCGCTTTGAAACTCGAGGCATCCATCTCTGGCCCCCGGATGACGCTCCACAAGAGCTGAACCACTTACTCTGTCCTTCGAAACGGACCGGCCAGGTTCACGCCTATGCTGACGATCGTTCAATTGTATATTCTGTCAACCAGGATGATCGCAATTCCACTGACCAAGCGATTGTCCTCATCAACTTTGACCCTACCCTGCGGCTCCCGGGCCTCAAGCGGTTGAATCTTGGCAGGCAATCTGACACCCCTGAAAAGGCGGAGGCAGTTGGTATGGAAAGGCCTCAGGCCAGCGATATCGGACAGCAAGACCGGGCATCCATGCACACACCTATTGCGGGAAAGCGAGCGAGCCAAACCTTGCCAGCTGTCCGAGAAGAGCGAGCGATGTACCTTGAAATTGCCCGTGGTTTCTGGCTCCGTTAG
- a CDS encoding uncharacterized protein (transcript_id=CADANIAT00009231), giving the protein MRTPENIAAFMYQTAVDISTCRVSCRLASGLAPPNSLYGLMLWMCGSQMGMLIIERFNLRQYAPTMEKTKRFLYRIPCKEMLQTFVARSERPIVFAILQFYYLDCYIGGEVLHALDNTHPEYEIAALIRNTEKASKVVAAYPRVKVISGNLDDTSVIEEEAKKSDIVIRAFVLCFTRLAVILTSKLDAASNKHIASVEAIARALKDRRDGASVLGGPEIDSNAYGELSDRVYDDLGGIQAVRDLIRIYPDRRAVDNFILGLAGSGPRTAIIFPPIIFGTGSGPVNQRSIQVPSIAKNALQEKQAVYVGQGLSRWGAIHIADLAQLFVKLVEKAVNGGNDDFWDENGLYFAESGEEAFKNIAGLVAEEIYKLGYTDKPCSVRSITPQECDSLFFAHGAVVLGTNARGRALRARKLLGWEPVKGTLGDYIAETVAAEARTL; this is encoded by the exons ATGCGTACCCCGGAAAACATCGCTGCTTTCATGTATCAGACGGCCGTAGACATCTCAACGTGTCGAGTCTCTTGTCGGCTGGCGAGTGGCCTGGCCCCGCCCAACTCTCTGTATGGCTTGATGTTGTGGATGTGCGGATCGCAGATGGGCAT GCTCATTATCGAGCGGTTCAATCTACGCCAATATGCTCCCACTATGGAGAAAACCAAGAGGTTTCTGTACCGCATTCCCTGCAAGGAGATGCTACAGACATTCGTGGCACGCTCTGAGAGGCCAATTGTGTTCGCAATATTGCAGTTCTATTACTTGGATT GCTATATTGGAGGCGAAGTCCTTCACGCACTAGACAATACTCACCCCGAGTATGAAATCGCAGCGTTGATCCGAAACACGGAGAAGGCGAGTAAGGTCGTCGCAGCTTATCCTCGAGTCAAGGTGATCAGTGGCAACCTGGACGATACTTCTGtcatcgaggaagaagccaagaagagTGACATTGTTATTCGTGCGTTTGTGCTTTGCTTTACACGTCTTGCTGTGATTCTGACAAGCAAGTTAGATGCCGCAAGTAATAAGCACATTGCTAGTGTGGAGGCCATTGCCAGAGCGTTGAAAGACCGACGTGACG GTGCCAGTGTCCTTGGAGGCCCCGAGATCGACTCCAATGCCTATGGCGAGCTATCAGACAGAGTCTACGATGACCTCGGCGGAATCCAAGCCGTCCGCGACTTGATTCGCATATACCCGGACCGCCGTGCTGTCGACAACTTCAtccttggtcttgccggAAGCGGTCCCAGAACGGCAATAATATTCCCGCCGATTATCTTCGGCACCGGCAGTGGACCGGTGAACCAGCGGAGCATTCAAGTTCCTTCAATAGCTAAAAACGCGCTACAGGAAAAGCAAGCTGTTTATGTTGGCCAGGGTCTGAGCCGGTGGGGCGCAATCCATATCGCGGACCTTGCACAGCTGTTTGTAAAACTTGTTGAGAAGGCTGTTAACGGTGGAAATGATGATTTCTGGGATGAAAACGGACTATACTTTGCCGAGTCTGGGGAAGAG GCTTTCAAAAATATAGCTGGCCTTGTCGCTGAGGAAATCTACAAGCTGGGATACACCGACAAGCCGTGCTCAGTTCGCTCTATCACACCGCAGGAGTGCGACAGTTTGTTCTTTGCCCATGGGGCTGTGGTCCTAGGTACCAATGCGCGTGGCAGAGCTCTACGTGCTCGGAAGCTGTTGGGATGGGAGCCAGTCAAGGGGACATTAGGAGACTATATTGCTgagactgttgctgctgaagccaGGACACTTTAA
- a CDS encoding ubiquitin carboxyl-terminal hydrolase (transcript_id=CADANIAT00009232) codes for MSVNQDPNGQSGPGLDLAPVAFDAATPDLLAAIGAGTSFAPDTFPAVYPVAPAPPLPQRKQNISEGFANPRGDNLCYRNAALLALLHTPAFRTWAMGTHLRYNPLYPHHPTCKGPTIPLDEVLSPNENKSGCLLCNIYTLFTWYHSGNRDKDCYIYKQVEGTSVTVKGFHNWAMDALWRRYRKTRDGNWATSGSQQDVFELLERLIKALHRLVQHLPAHPIAGPDMGQPMGLFVSRIQDLEQCKNCPRYRNLGAADYYMYVGLPLPPRTTFVPKFQDMINWAWNQDIISDNFCECGDLEKRAVRKRRLELAPEVLMFQIERTVQNQKSLRAFKLEDEFEVLSSVLPEGQASIKYNVKAVIFHQGPSLTAGHYTVGVREIGTGRWAFLDDDKPPVTYNNLWKLVSSKQQHDPKAFQVYAVIAEKDKGEENAPPSMPVSERNVASLLPLHRFELDIQIQARHVELGWLSGRARVPLQPGQLPESRNLAIEKMRLEQELSETRRELYELKRLRDCRRGSGLPADQHY; via the exons ATG AGTGTAAACCAGGATCCCAACGGTCAATCTGGCCCTGGCCTCGACTTAGCTCCTGTTGCTTTTGATGCCGCAACGCCCGATCTTCTTGCCGCAATTGGTGCTGGCACTAGTTTTGCTCCAGATACATTCCCTGCTGTTTACCCTGTTgccccagctcctccgcttCCGCAGCGTAAGCAGAATATAAGCGAGGGGTTCGCAAATCCAAGAGGCGACAATCTCTGCTATCGAAACGCCGCCCTCCTTGCGCTCCTTCATACGCCAGCCTTCAGAACATGGGCCATGGGAACTCATCTACGCTATAACCCCCTATATCCTCACCACCCAACTTGCAAAGGTCCCACGATCCCACTGGATGAAGTGCTGTCTCCCAACGAGAACAAGAGTGGATGTCTTCTTTGCAATATTTATACGCTGTTTACTTGGTACCATTCTGGCAACCGTGATAAGGATTGCTATATTTATAAGCAGGTTGAGGGCACGTCGGTGACAGTGAAAGGCTTCCACAACTGGGCAATGGACGCTCTTTGGCGACGATACCGGAAGACGAGAGACGGGAACTGGGCAACATCGGGGTCTCAGCAGGATgtctttgagctgctggagagACTGATCAAGGCCCTTCACAGGTTGGTACAGCATCTGCCAGCGCACCCTATTGCGGGCCCCGACATGGGGCAACCCATGGGTCTCTTTGTCAGCAGGATACAAGACCTCGAGCAATGCAAAAACTGCCCCAGATATAGGAACTTGGGTGCCGCGGATTACTACATGTATGTCGGTTTGCCGCTACCACCTAGGACTACATTCGTGCCCAAGTTCCAAGACATGATTAATTGGGCCTGGAATCAGGATATCATATCTGACAACTTCTGCGAATGCGGTGATCTGGAAAAGAGAGCCGTCCGCAAACGACGATTGGAACTTGCCCCCGAGGTGCTCATGTTCCAAATTGAGCGAACGGTCCAGAATCAGAAGTCACTCCGTGCATTCAAGCTCGAGGACGAGTTTGAAGTTCTCTCTTCCGTGTTACCAGAGGGTCAGGCTTCGATCAAGTACAATGTGAAGGCAGTCATCTTCCACCAAGGTCCTAGCCTGACAGCCGGACATTATACCGTCGGCGTGAGAGAAATCGGCACCGGACGGTGGGCATTTCTTGACGACGACAAGCCACCAGTTACTTACAACAACCTTTGGAAGCTTGTTAGTAGCAAACAGCAGCATGACCCAAAAGCATTCCAGGTCTATGCGGTAATTGCCGAGAAGGACAAGGGAGAGGAAAACGCACCGCCATCAATGCCAGTTTCCGAGAGAAATGTTGCTAGCCTGCTGCCACTGCACAGGTTCGAACTTGATATCCAGATCCAGGCTCGTCATGTAGAGCTTGGCTGGCTTAGCGGTCGAGCGAGGGTCCCACTACAGCCTGGGCAGCTTCCAGAATCACGAAACCTCGCAATCGAAAAGATGAGGCTCGAACAGGAACTTTCAGAAACCCGGCGGGAGCTATACGAGCTTAAGAGGCTTAGAGACTGCAGAAGAGGCTCCGGACTCCCAGCAGACCAACATTACTAA
- a CDS encoding cysteine desulfurase (transcript_id=CADANIAT00009233), whose amino-acid sequence MSSVAPFALKQASRAYARRLTAAQHALPWRALATPSYRTFVSETKAGNAQVSVDTAIKQEQKDFLKQTGVQPQNAELPASGITGDTAMSPAAGILKQATIMDQGTRPIYLDAQATTPTDPRVLDAMLPYLTGIYGNPHSRTHAYGWESEKAVEQARGYVANLIGADAKEIIFTSGATESNNMSIKGVARFFGRSGKKKHIITSQTEHKCVLDSCRHLQDEGFDVTYLPVQSNGLIKLEDLEAAMRPDTALVSIMAVNNEIGVVQPLEEIGKLCRSKKIFFHTDAAQAVGKIPIDVNKMNIDLLSVSSHKIYGPKGIGACYVRRRPRVRLEPIISGGGQERGLRSGTLAPHLVVGFGEACRVAAQDMEYDSKYISRLSKRLTDGLLAMEHTSLNGDPERRYPGCVNVSFAYVEGESLLMALKDIALSSGSACTSASLEPSYVLRALGSSDESAHSSIRFGIGRFTTEAEIDYVLKAVQERVHFLRELSPLWELVQEGIDLNTIEWSGH is encoded by the exons ATGTCTAGTGTGGCTCCTTTTGCCTTGAAACAGGCCTCAAGAGCCTATGCCCGCCGGCTGACGGCGGCACAGCACGCCCTTCCCTGGAGGGCGCTCGCCACCCCTAGCTATAGGACCTTCGTCTCGGAGACCAAGGCTGGAAATGCCCAAGTCTCAGTCGACACGGCCATCAAGCAGGAACAGAAGGATTTTTTGAAGCAGACTGGCGTCCAGCCGCAAAATGCTGAACTTCCCGCCTCCGGTATTACGGGCGATACCGCTATGAGCCCGGCTGCCGGCATCCTCAAGCAGGCTACGATCATGGACCAAGGAACACGACCGATCTATCTTGATGCGCAAGCTACCACCCCGACCGACCCCCGCGTTCTCGACGCTATGCTTCCGTACCTCACCGGTATCTACGGCAACCCGCATTCACGGACGCACGCATACGGATGGGAGTCTGAAAAGGCCGTGGAGCAGGCCCGTGGATATGTTGCGAACTTGATTGGGGCTGATGCGAAGGAAATCATCTTCACGAGTGGTGCGACCGAGAGCAACAACATGAGTATCAAGGGTGTGGCGCGGTTCTTTGGCCGATccggaaagaagaagcatATCATCACCAGTCAGACTGAGCACAAATGTGTTCTTGACAGCTGCCGACACCTTCAGGATGAGGGCTTCGATGTGACCTACCTTCCTGTTCAAAGTAACGGTCTGATTaagcttgaagatctggaggctGCCATGCGTCCGGACACTGCTCTTGTCAGTATCATGGCTGTCAACAATGAGATTGGCGTTGTTCAACCGCTAGAGGAGATCGGAAAGCTTTGCCGCTCCAAGAAGATCTTCTTCCACACCGATGCCGCTCAGGCCGTGGGCAAGATTCCGATCGATGTTAACAAGATGAACATCGATCTCCTGTCCGTCTCTAGCCACAAGATTTACGGCCCGAAGGGAATCGGCGCTTGTTACGTTCGTCGTCGACCCAGGGTTCGTCTCGAACCGATCATCTCCGGTGGTGGACAGGAACGAGGTCTGCGCAGCGGTACTCTGGCTCCCCACCTGGTAGTTGGATTCGGTGAGGCTTGTCGTGTGGCCGCTCAGGATATGGAG TATGACTCCAAGTACATTTCGCGGCTATCCAAGCGCCTGACAGACGGTCTCTTGGCCATGGAGCACACCTCTCTCAACGGTGACCCCGAACGCCGCTACCCCGGATGTGTCAACGTCTCGTTTGCCTACGTTGAGGGAGAGTCCCTGCTGATGGCCCTGAAAGACATTGCACTGTCCTCCGGTAGCGCATGTACCTCAGCGTCCTTAGAGCCTAGCTACGTCCTTCGGGCGCTTGGCAGCAGCGACGAGAGCGCCCACAGCAGTATCCGATTCGGAATCGGGCGGTTCACGACAGAGGCTGAGATCGACTATGTGCTGAAGGCGGTGCAGGAGCGGGTGCACTTCTTGCGGGAATTGAGTCCGTTGTGGGAGCTGGTGCAAGAGGGGATTGATCTGAACACAATTGAGTGGAGTGGACATTGA